A window of Heptranchias perlo isolate sHepPer1 chromosome 43, sHepPer1.hap1, whole genome shotgun sequence contains these coding sequences:
- the LOC137306380 gene encoding equilibrative nucleoside transporter 2-like isoform X2, whose amino-acid sequence MTILAMLPLLLFACFNSILYPRIPEMVRIAGSLFGIFLLFLATAVMVVVPITPFVFFAVTMTVIWFINSFSAILQGSLFGLIGQLPEKYSSLFMSGQGVAGIFASLASIFAKISDSDQESAALGYFITPCLVILMTLIFYFVLLHLEFAKYHFSKDHKHRNELECKSVLLSPTDEKNGEIGARKQAFVSVEGSSSSDDQPEKALGIIKVLAKIWKMAISVCLILMVTLTVFPAIAVDVNSHVVEGKWSEYFIYVCCFLLFNIMDCLGRSMTAYCMRPRKDNLLMPLILLRVVFIPLFMLCNVKDRKFLPVIFHHDCWFIAFIVALAFSNGYLATICMCYAPKRVSPKDAETAGAIMSFFFSLGLALGAGLSFLVRLMI is encoded by the exons ATGACTATACTCGCTATGCTGCCTCTGTTGCTATTCGCCTGCTTCAACTCCATCCTCTACCCAAG GATCCCAGAGATGGTGCGGATTGCCGGCAGTTTGTTTGGGatcttcctgctcttcctggcgaCCGCGGTGATGGTCGTGGTTCCGATTACCCCATTCGTATTCTTTGCGGTTACCATGACGGTAATCTGGTTCATAAACT CCTTCAGCGCTATCCTGCAGGGGAGCTTGTTTGGTTTAATCGGACAACTCCCAGAAAAATACAGCAGTCTGTTCATGAGCGGGCAGGGAGTGGCTGGGATCTTTGCATCACTTGCGTCAATCTTCGCAAAAATAA GTGACTCTGACCAGGAATCGGCAGCGTTGGGTTATTTCATTACTCCGTGTTTGGTGATATTAATGACTCTCATCTTTTACTTCGTCCTACTTCACCTG GAATTTGCAAAGTATCACTTCAGCAAAGATCACAAGCACCGTAACGAACTGGAATGCAAGTCTGTGCTGCTGAGTCCCA CGGATGAAAAGAACGGAGAGATCGGGGCCAGGAAACAGGCATTCGTCAGCGTCGAGGGATCGAGCAGCAGCGATGACCAACCAGAGAAGGCACTCGGTATAATCAAAGTGTTAGCAAAG ATCTGGAAGATGGCAATCTCAGTGTGTCTCATATTAATGGTGACCCTGACGGTCTTTCCTGCAATAGCGGTTGATGTCAACTCCCATGTAGTCGAAGGCAAATGGA GCGAATACTTCATTTATGTGtgctgtttcctgttgtttaatattATGGACTGCCTTGGTCGCAGTATGACTGCTTACTGTATGAGG CCCCGGAAGGACAACCTGCTCATGCCATTGATCCTGCTCCGAGTTGTCTTCATCCCGCTCTTCATGCTGTGCAATGTGAAAGATCGGAAATTCCTCCCGGTCATCTTCCACCATGACTGCTGGTTCATCGCCTTCATTGTCGCGCTCGCCTTCTCCAACGGATACTTAGCAACGATCTGCATGTGTTACGCCCCCAA GAGGGTCTCTCCCAAAGACGCTGAGACAGCTGGTGCCATCATGTCCTTCTTCTTCTCTCTGGGCCTCGCTCTGGGAGCTGGGCTGTCGTTTCTGGTCAGGTTAATGATTTAA
- the LOC137306380 gene encoding equilibrative nucleoside transporter 2-like isoform X1 — translation MDPKSGPEDKCGFVGIIFFILGLGTLLPWNFFMTSIQYFEVRLNLPAGNGSVSGNTTDPAVSEWHFSNWMTILAMLPLLLFACFNSILYPRIPEMVRIAGSLFGIFLLFLATAVMVVVPITPFVFFAVTMTVIWFINSFSAILQGSLFGLIGQLPEKYSSLFMSGQGVAGIFASLASIFAKISDSDQESAALGYFITPCLVILMTLIFYFVLLHLEFAKYHFSKDHKHRNELECKSVLLSPTDEKNGEIGARKQAFVSVEGSSSSDDQPEKALGIIKVLAKIWKMAISVCLILMVTLTVFPAIAVDVNSHVVEGKWSEYFIYVCCFLLFNIMDCLGRSMTAYCMRPRKDNLLMPLILLRVVFIPLFMLCNVKDRKFLPVIFHHDCWFIAFIVALAFSNGYLATICMCYAPKRVSPKDAETAGAIMSFFFSLGLALGAGLSFLVRLMI, via the exons ATGGATCCAAAATCAGGCCCAGAGGATAA GTGCGGTTTTGTTGGGATTATTTTCTTTATCCTCGGCTTGGGAACGCTGCTGCCTTGGAATTTCTTCATGACTTCCATCCAG TATTTCGAGGTTCGACTGAATCTTCCTGCTGGGAATGGTTCTGTGTCCGGGAATACCACGGATCCGGCTGTCAGTGAATGGCATTTCAGTAACTGGATGACTATACTCGCTATGCTGCCTCTGTTGCTATTCGCCTGCTTCAACTCCATCCTCTACCCAAG GATCCCAGAGATGGTGCGGATTGCCGGCAGTTTGTTTGGGatcttcctgctcttcctggcgaCCGCGGTGATGGTCGTGGTTCCGATTACCCCATTCGTATTCTTTGCGGTTACCATGACGGTAATCTGGTTCATAAACT CCTTCAGCGCTATCCTGCAGGGGAGCTTGTTTGGTTTAATCGGACAACTCCCAGAAAAATACAGCAGTCTGTTCATGAGCGGGCAGGGAGTGGCTGGGATCTTTGCATCACTTGCGTCAATCTTCGCAAAAATAA GTGACTCTGACCAGGAATCGGCAGCGTTGGGTTATTTCATTACTCCGTGTTTGGTGATATTAATGACTCTCATCTTTTACTTCGTCCTACTTCACCTG GAATTTGCAAAGTATCACTTCAGCAAAGATCACAAGCACCGTAACGAACTGGAATGCAAGTCTGTGCTGCTGAGTCCCA CGGATGAAAAGAACGGAGAGATCGGGGCCAGGAAACAGGCATTCGTCAGCGTCGAGGGATCGAGCAGCAGCGATGACCAACCAGAGAAGGCACTCGGTATAATCAAAGTGTTAGCAAAG ATCTGGAAGATGGCAATCTCAGTGTGTCTCATATTAATGGTGACCCTGACGGTCTTTCCTGCAATAGCGGTTGATGTCAACTCCCATGTAGTCGAAGGCAAATGGA GCGAATACTTCATTTATGTGtgctgtttcctgttgtttaatattATGGACTGCCTTGGTCGCAGTATGACTGCTTACTGTATGAGG CCCCGGAAGGACAACCTGCTCATGCCATTGATCCTGCTCCGAGTTGTCTTCATCCCGCTCTTCATGCTGTGCAATGTGAAAGATCGGAAATTCCTCCCGGTCATCTTCCACCATGACTGCTGGTTCATCGCCTTCATTGTCGCGCTCGCCTTCTCCAACGGATACTTAGCAACGATCTGCATGTGTTACGCCCCCAA GAGGGTCTCTCCCAAAGACGCTGAGACAGCTGGTGCCATCATGTCCTTCTTCTTCTCTCTGGGCCTCGCTCTGGGAGCTGGGCTGTCGTTTCTGGTCAGGTTAATGATTTAA
- the b4gat1 gene encoding beta-1,4-glucuronyltransferase 1, with amino-acid sequence MFLPVKCSVFKAVLSALLLVAALQLVYLSLLSGLHGRQQKRRYSQLFEGSEPKGGGGGTGAGRRQSFVRGLAAGGALDASGQYRLYRDVSRSLVAAAGERADLLLATHGTVNNLHHLPALVRRWRGPLSVALFAPAGELPEALLTLYRLSLHCPGVRELVTFTLVTGSREPVSFPAVPEDEEEASWDPGLDLDAEPEPHAPCRRALVPLHRLRSRSRNYELANASYPNNLLRNAARAGLPARYVAVIDMDMLPSGELHRRFLELVSGPGPGTDPGLTVFVLPALEIRHSRRIPADKPELQRLYQVGEVRPFYDELCPRCQAPTNYTRWINLPARPGLGVAYTLDWRDPWEPFYVGLGSVPPYDERFKQYGFNRISQACELHVAGYTFAVLDDAFLIHKGFKLTSDFHPRKDEENQRNKILFRQFKQELKVKYPKSSRRC; translated from the exons ATGTTTCTCCCGGTCAAGTGCTCGGTGTTCAAGGCGGTGCTGAGCGCCCTGCTGCTGGTGGCCGCCCTGCAGCTCGTCTACCTCtcgctgctctcgggcctccacgGCCGGCAGCAGAAGCGCCGGTACTCGCAGCTCTTCGAGGGCTCGGAGCCCAAGGGAGGAGGCGGAGGCACCGGAGCCGGCCGGAGGCAGAGCTTCGTGCGGGGCCTGGCGGCTGGGGGAGCCCTGGATGCCAGCGGCCAGTACCGGCTGTACCGGGACGTCTCCCGGAGCCTGGTGGCGGCCGCCGGCGAGAGGGCGGACTTGCTGCTCGCCACCCACGGCACGGTCAACAACCTGCACCACCTGCCGGCCCTGGTCCGGCGCTGGCGAGGCCCGTTGTCCGTGGCCCTGTTCGCCCCGGCCGGCGAGCTGCCCGAGGCCCTGCTGACCCTCTACCGCCTCAGCCTGCACTGCCCCGGGGTCCGGGAGCTGGTCACTTTCACCCTGGTCACCGGCAGCCGAGAGCCCGTCAGCTTCCCGGCGGTGcccgaggacgaggaggaggcctCGTGGGACCCCGGGCTGGATTTGGACGCCGAGCCGGAGCCGCACGCCCCGTGCCGGCGTGCCCTGGTCCCGCTGCACCGCCTCCGGAGCCGCTCCCGCAACTACGAGCTGGCCAACGCCTCGTACCCCAACAACCTGCTGCGGAACGCGGCCCGGGCCGGGCTGCCGGCCCGCTACGTGGCCGTCATCGACATGGACATGCTGCCCAGCGGGGAGCTGCACCGCCGCTTCCTGGAGCTGGTGTCCGGCCCAGGCCCCGGGACAGACCCCGGCCTCACCGTCTTCGTCCTCCCGGCCCTGGAGATCCGGCACAGCCGCCGCATCCCGGCCGACAAGCCGGAGCTGCAGCGCCTGTACCAGGTGGGCGAGGTGCGGCCCTTCTACGACGAGCTGTGCCCCCGCTGCCAGGCCCCCACTAACTACACCCGCTGGATCAACCtgccggcccggcccggcctggGAGTCGCCTACACCCTGGACTGGAGGGACCCCTGGGAGCCTTTCTACGTGGGGCTGGGGTCGGTGCCGCCCTACGACGAGAGGTTCAAGCAGTACGGGTTCAACCGCATCAGTCAG GCCTGTGAACTTCACGTCGCTGGCTACACCTTCGCGGTGCTCGATGACGCCTTCCTCATCCACAAGGGCTTCAAACTGACCAGTGACTTCCACCCTCGGAAAGACGAGGAGAATCAAAGGAACAAAATCCTCTTCCGCCAGTTCAAGCAAGAGCTGAAGGTGAAATACCCCAAGTCATCACGTCGCTGTtga